From a single Endozoicomonas euniceicola genomic region:
- a CDS encoding aspartate aminotransferase family protein, with translation MTEYSVNRATFDEVMVPNYAPQKVVPVRGKGSRIWDQEGREYIDFAGGIAVNALGHCHPKLVKVLKDQSDKLWHLSNVYTNEPALTLAKALTEVCFAEKVFFCNSGTEANEAAFKLARKYAYDHAGPEKHEIISFNNAFHGRSLFAITVGGQPKYCEGYAPVPEGVTHLPFNDVDALKAAVSDKTCAVVLEPIQGEGGVRPATPEFLQAARELCDQHNALLVFDEVQTGVGRTGEFYAYMSTGVVPDILTTAKALGGGFPVGAMLTTSKVANSFGFGSHGSTYGGNALACSVALAAITLINEDQLLANVSAKHQLFRRELESINDKFGVFTEIRGKGLLIGAELVPEWHGKAKEFLAAAAEEGLMLLVAGPNVLRLAPSLIIPDDDIRQGMDALRRAVAKVVKG, from the coding sequence ATGACCGAGTATTCTGTCAACAGAGCAACTTTTGACGAAGTAATGGTGCCGAATTATGCACCTCAAAAAGTTGTTCCCGTCCGTGGTAAAGGGTCGCGCATCTGGGATCAGGAAGGCAGAGAGTACATTGACTTCGCTGGCGGCATTGCCGTCAACGCCCTGGGACACTGTCACCCAAAGCTGGTAAAGGTTCTGAAAGATCAGTCGGACAAACTCTGGCACCTCAGTAACGTTTACACCAACGAACCTGCACTCACTCTGGCCAAAGCGCTTACGGAAGTCTGTTTTGCCGAAAAAGTCTTTTTCTGCAATTCAGGTACCGAAGCCAATGAAGCTGCTTTCAAGCTGGCACGAAAGTATGCTTACGACCACGCAGGACCAGAAAAACACGAAATTATTTCCTTTAACAATGCTTTTCATGGCCGCAGCCTGTTTGCGATCACTGTGGGTGGGCAACCTAAATACTGTGAAGGCTATGCCCCGGTACCAGAAGGAGTCACCCACCTGCCATTTAACGACGTTGACGCTTTAAAAGCGGCGGTTTCAGACAAAACCTGTGCTGTTGTTCTTGAGCCCATCCAGGGCGAAGGTGGTGTCAGGCCTGCCACACCAGAGTTCCTGCAAGCGGCCAGAGAGCTCTGCGATCAGCACAACGCCCTGCTGGTGTTTGATGAAGTGCAGACCGGCGTAGGCCGTACCGGTGAATTTTATGCTTACATGAGCACGGGTGTAGTACCCGATATTCTCACCACCGCAAAGGCGCTCGGCGGTGGCTTTCCCGTCGGTGCCATGCTGACCACCAGCAAAGTCGCCAACAGCTTTGGCTTCGGCTCTCACGGCAGTACCTATGGCGGTAATGCCCTGGCCTGCTCAGTGGCTCTGGCAGCCATCACGCTGATTAACGAGGATCAGTTACTGGCCAATGTATCTGCCAAACATCAGCTGTTTCGCCGGGAGCTGGAAAGCATTAACGACAAGTTTGGTGTATTCACTGAAATCCGTGGCAAAGGGCTGCTCATTGGTGCCGAGCTGGTACCGGAGTGGCATGGCAAAGCCAAAGAGTTTCTGGCCGCCGCTGCGGAAGAAGGGTTAATGCTGCTGGTTGCTGGCCCGAATGTTCTGCGGCTGGCACCGTCACTGATTATTCCTGATGATGATATACGTCAGGGGATGGATGCCCTGAGAAGGGCGGTTGCGAAAGTAGTGAAAGGTTAA